ACCACTAAACTGCAAATATAGTTTATCAGAACATAGTCAACCGAGCAAGATCGATGTATTAAGAAATTGGGAATAAAGTTACCTGTAAATCGGTTGTCAGTGGAGCTGTGTACATCCCCCCAGAGGCAACTGTGATAACACGAGCATCAGGTGCCGCCTTCTCAAGGAGAGGTAGCATCAACTCTGTCAAGGTGTAAGTGCCAAGAACATTGGTAGCAAAACTCAGCTCATATCTGTTGTTAAGATAATAAAAGGATATAAATTAACCTTTGAACAGATCCCCAAAGAGAGTATTATTGAAAGCTTTAGAAGCACTAAACACGAGCCTGCCTACCCTTCTGGAGTGATGACACAATTTGTTTCAAGCAGGCCAGCATTATTCACCTTGTCATATAAGAAAAGATGAAATTGGTCAGAAATAATACAAATCATTTAACGAAGAACATTAGACGGTGTCGGTGGAAAAAGGTTCCCAGATGAAGAAAGGTACACTACCAGGACATGGACCGGCACATCTTTTGAACAAAATCTAGAAGCGAAGGATTTGACATCACTGACTGATGAAATGTCACAGACCTGCCAGTTTCGAAACAAATGTAACCAATAATCAAAACTTCAAAACAAAATATCTCTACTTGCACCAATTCAGATAACAGAAGTAAGAACTACCTCCAAGTAAACATTTTTGTTTCCAGTGATTGAGTGAATTTTGGTAAGAGCAGCCTCTCCCCTCTCCTTATTACGGCATAACATGTAGACAGTCGCTCCACTTGAAACAATCGAAGTCAAAACTGTTAGTAATACTTAGATCAAAATATTGTTCTTGTATCGATCTCTCAATGCCAACTCCATAAGAATGAAGAATTGAAGGCAGGATAAGCACCGTGAAGCGAGGCCTTCAGCAGTTGCAAAACCAATGCCGGAATTTGCACCTGTGACAATGCAATTCTTCCCTTCCATTTGAACTTGCATATCCTCTGGCTTAAACTTTTTCGCGTGTTCCCTAAAATTCAAATGGGGCCAGAAATTATATTCTTTTTCCATTGAAATCCTCGACGCATAGAAATTCCCAGACATAGATTCCACTTATCAAATAGTTTTAATCGAAGGGAAAAAATGGGATCTTGATCACAAAAACAAATTATCAGTTTAAGATTCGTGATCAATATTAATCCTTTTCTACATATTTCCTTTTTAATTCTCCAAGAACAAGTTTCTTAGGAAAACAATAATTTACAAATGACATATTTCCACTACTCATTACTGTTCTCCTGTGCAAACCTGCTGAAAACTGTTTTTTTAGCCGATGGTCCTTCGGAAACGGCCTCTCTACTTCcgtaaggtaggggtaaggtttgtcTACAATTTAACCTCCCGGACCCCACAATGTGGGATTACACcgggtatattgttgttgttgtacatcTTTCCACTACAATTTCCAATTCACCAAATGCTAGAGAAGAGGAATTATCAGCTTGATTCTCATAACCAACAGCCAATAACAAGATATAGAATAATGAGTAACAAATCATTATCAGTAATCTCCCCACGTTGAAACTCATAAGCAAAAGGTAAATGACAATTACCCACTTCAAAGCAAGCACAAtttaattccaaaaaaaaaaagggactTACGCAAAACCAGACTTTGTGAAATTCATATAGCCATAAAGCCCAAATGCCGTAGCTCTCAATGCCTGCAGATGGGAAACATAGTGATCAGAAACAGATTAGaggaaagaagataaaattgtttTGAAAAAAGAAGTGAAATGAAAAAGgtatttatttctttactttggCAATAAACATGATGAGAATTGAAGTGGAGATACGAATTTGAATTTCAAAAGTAAGCATTTAGCAACTGCTTTCACTTTTCATTTCATATTTGTACGATTTTTGTACAATTGAGTCTGGGAGTTAACGTGTGGTACTTTGTTGTGCTTGCTACTGGGCTTGTCTTGTTCCACGTACACCATTATCTTACCGCGATTTTCTTCCTTTGGCCGTAGACCTTTTTTTTTGTTTAAGGGTAAATTCACACACAATAATTTTACCCACATAATAAGTAACTAATTATCTGGGGGAGAAAAGGAGCGACATATTCAATCAATTTGATTGGAAGAAGAATTTACATAGTAATAACTGTAAGTTAATTAAGTTCCTAAACGATGAAGATGTATTTGATGCTTCCTCTAACTCAGATTGATTGTTAGTCTAATTCATGTTTAGATCAAAAGCTTCTACCCCAAGCACACATAATAGAACGTAGACAGTCAAGTAAAATCCAATCTAATCctcacttttttattttttaaatgttCCGTccttttatatttcttttaatttttggagaaattttatGGTGTTCTACTAAAATACCATTAATTTACTAAAGGCCGAATACCTAAAAAAGAATCTCATAAACTTGCCACGGATTATTAATTACAACCCTAAACTATTCGTGGTCTTAATTACCCCCTTAATTTGGCCTTTTGAGAGCCATTACCCCCTGGACACTTATATGGCAAAGAGTGTGGCTCTTTTAAGCACGTGGgagtgaagaaaaattaaaaaaatcagcTTCCAAATAggttattttataaattttaattgTCATATTGTCATATATAATGATTTATTTGTTACAAGTACGTATTTCTTCTTGCTTCATCTTAAGATACAATGTGGACTTTACTCTAACTtctattatttttaatttcttctaAGATATAATGTTTATTTGTTCCAACtgcatttttttttttggccGAATTTGTAAAACGTTTGATAGGAACTCCATcattttagccaaataaaaaacTTTTAGCAAAAATAATGGAGTACCAGTTGtgtatattttctatttttttctttatatataatgtctatttattttaattgtgtatttttattttcgaatcaaactaataaaaaaaatttGGCCATAACTCCATTATTTTTTACCAAATGAAAGAAGTATAGCCAAAATAATGAACTTGCAATTGTACactctttttatttcttcttttgatgcaacgactatttatttcaactgtgtatttttactttttcaggtaaaatatgtaaaaaaaaaaaaaaatatttttagagcACCATAATTTAGATCTATATAAAgaattatagccaaaataataaatttcaaactatgtattttttataatttttaagatGCCTTaactatttatttcaattgtataaatctttattttcaggtcaaattcaaaaaacgaataactaaaactttattatttttagccaaataaaaatattggcctaaataatgtagttctatccaagttttattataaattttattCGAAAACAATTATCTAAAAAAGTAATATacttaaaaaggtaaaaatatattttatttttcaaaaaatgccACATAGACAGAAAAATCCACTAGCAGGCGAATGCATGCCACTTTCCTGGGATGAGATCATCCAAGGGGGTAACAACTATCGGATAACCAAGTATAGGGGGATAATTAAGACCATAGATAGTTCAAGGATGTAACCAATAATGCGTGCCAAGTTTAAGGGGGGTTTAAGGTATTTTGCCTTTACTAAAAAAGTGAACCTCCTGATAATGTTGCTCatagaaactaagggtccaccaaagtatatagagaaccaggttctctattagttcccatataacacacacacacaacagtgagtaaataacataatagagttttatgtggaaaactcccaactcacgggattaaaaatcacgacctacactcttagaatttcaacttcactattgagcaaacttcagattacaaacTATTGTAACTTAGGAATTAacttcttaatccctcactaacttgtaataactctattacaagccccttgtaataactctattacaaagcttacaactcgactaactctagcaaagacacaaacacaaagtttatggttttacaaaaggtttcctacacaatgcttctaactaagctaagtaggaattacaagtaaatcacttTAACAAAGATAcgacacaactaaggacatataatAACTCAATGCAGGAAACATGTCCTTcattatgttgttctttgttcttgactCCTTGAATGTCACCTGCAAGTTGACAACACACTTGAGAGTGAGCTTGATCAATTCTAGAATGTGCAAGTGTAATGTTTTTcctttgcttcatgttaatattacataagtgacatcacttgaaaGATGTAAGCATGCTTGGTACAAgtgcattccccataaagtgactgctgcactgtttgcactgttgcgtgtgtgcTGAGAAACAATTGCAACTACTTTACAGCTGTGGGGAGTTAACTGGTACATTCAGCAAGGGAACTAATGTCTATATGTTCCCGCTATTATTTCTTTGACTCTAAGTGTTGGAACATGTCCCAGAtttgagacttgttgatcttGAGCACTTTGAAGATGTGGAGCAGGTTCCCCATCTGATTTTtaacattaagtttgttagatcatcaaaacataacaggaCACATAACTTAGCAATTGCAAAACATTGTTTGAATATAATGAATTTATTAAAATAAGGCTTGCTAACTCACCAAATGATAATTTACAAGAAAGTTATGTGTCTTTACTAACTATGCCGAAAGATGTAATTTGTTTATTTGTAGATACATGTTGAAAGAAAGAAGGCAAGCATTGGTTTGGTTGCTATGGACAACAAGGGTACTTTGCTTCTTGCCCATGGATCCCGATACAGTTTATTGGGAAGGCCTTGATTATTGAGGCGTTTGCAATTAGGAAAGCTATTGAAAGGGCAATTCAAAATGGATAGAGGAAAATACATATTTTCTGCTTATGCGAAAGGGATAGTAAACATGCCGAAGAAAGTGCAAAGGCTTCTTGGGATGTTGAAGTGGCTTGGAACATGTTTTCAAACCGAGTATGTTTCTTTTGTATATATTCTTAGGACGTTTAATTCTGTTTTTCATAACTTAGCGCAGTTCTCTGTTTTCTTAGTACATGATTTTTCTTGGGAAAGTATGTTCGCTAGCTGAATCATAAATGAGGTTGTACGCTCCTTTGGACATATCTTGTCCTTAATGCATTAATAGATGACTGTTTTggatgaaaaaaaatatattacgaAAACTAAGGGTTTCCGATTTTGTAGGGGGAATTTGGCTAAAATTTGCTAACAAAATTCCAAGTGAGGAACAGAtttattcttttctttctttgcaaGAACCAAAATGTTCTTCACTTTCATTCTTCTTTTCAAATCTTTGGAGAGGAGTTGGACCCATAGTtggaaaagggaaagaaaaaaagaTTGAAATTTGAACATCTAATGTGCAACCACCAAAATTACAATCTCGCTAGTTTGCTGAGAGTGGTCGCAATTAGACAACATAGAATAGAACGAATATGAAAATTGAATAAGAAATCGTAATCTCTCTAGCTCAATCCTTCAACGTACACAGATAATAGCTCCTAAAGAGTAATGTTACTGAAATAAAAGTAAACGAGTCACGTCCTCTTCTTTTCATATCCGCAAAGAGACAATTCAACCTAGTAGGAGCCATTTATAGCCATTCAAAGACTTTGGATTCCAGAATTTTCTAAAATAATTCAGTTAAAATAATATGACAGTTGTAATGTTCCAATACAATTTTGACTATGAACCAGTTATTTAACTTAAGCCTGGATTTATATCTGTAAAACCCTACAGAATTGCGAAAAAATATTTAACTATGAACCCAGAACTCAAACAAGGTTATGAGCTCATTGGTTGGAACCATAGTCCTAAACGAATTTAAATTTTGGATACGCCTTTGCTTGGGCGCTCAATTAGGTACGACCTCTCTGTCAAGTGATATGTGTTGCCTGCCGTGACTATATATTCGTACCTTTGAGTTTGTGAACCAAGAAAAGAAGCCAGAAAGCCACTAGTtttctttcctttcttcttctcttttgtttttcgcATTTCTGAATCTTCCTTTTTGTCTTTCAAGCCAAACATGGTTACTGTTAATTCCTTGAGAAGACTTACCTCGATGCACAAACCATGTGCAGAATTTATAGTGGGCATAGTGCTCTAGCCTCTAGGATTCTATTGCCTCCACAAGATTTCAGGATTTGTCACTGCACCAGTTAATTCATCATGAAGCAAGAAATTAAAGTTTCTGTAGTAGTGTGCACAGTAGTAGGAAAGTCCAACTTTTTGTCCAATTCTTAATTTGCAGAACAGCAGCAACATATAGGTAAGATCCTTCTATTTTTTTGCTAGATTTTAAACATCTAATAAAACATAGATAGAAAAAAGAATACCGTGCTTCGGTTTGTAGAGAATGTTATTTGTCAGAAAACCTGAGAGCAACATTATTGCATACATTAACAATTTGCTATACACTGCTTAACAAATTCATGCTGGAAAAGCCCAGACTAAGAAGGAAGACTACAAAAATGAGCTCACTCACTTAGAAGTCTGAACAACAATAATATACAGTAAAGATGCATCAACTAAACACAATATACAGCGTCAAGGGTGaagaataaaaaatcaaaataatataTGCAGAATCGTTACTCATGAAAATTCACGAGTCGTGGATCGTCTATCTTGCAGCCGCTTCAACTGTCCCCGAAGAAACAACTTTTAGCGCATCCAATAAGAATCGTCCTATTTCAGCAAAAAAGATTATTGTCAAGAAAAAAATGTTAGAAATCCCTAGCAATTTCACCATAAGCTTTCACTGGCAACCATCAAAAGCAATATATTTGTCAACATTGATGTTTCCAAAGAAAATATGATTAAATAAAGAACTTAGGATCACATCTTGCTTTCTTGATTGCTATAAAAATGTACCGTGTATATAGTCCTTTCGTATCACCAAGCTACTTCCTGATGCATCACACATTCTGTATTACTGCTAAAATTCTTATTCTTTGTACTTGCAAGTCAAAGTCTAAGATTTTTTTCTtatgatttatttcacttttggaAGACGCACATATCTACCACTAATATCTCAATTATGCAATATCTGATTCTACAAGTTTGGACATCCATTGTCTTTGTAGCATCAATCAACTTTTCCAAAAATATCACAAAACTCATACCATCATAGGTATACCTCTATgccagaaaagaaaaaaaataactcTTATCAGATAATATTGTGataccaaaaataaaatattgtgaCTAAACACCAAAATCAAATAACGCCAGGACTGATAATAGTTTTCTGTAAAGTCATCATACTGCATCCATAATTGTAGCATTTTCTCTATACCATTTTCTCTTTCTAGTTTGACAACTCCGGAAGTTCTAAAATCACATGGTGACACTGCCTCCTATCAGCCAATCAACTATACTTCAATCTTAAATTAGTTGGGGCAGCTGAGATGGCAAGTATTTCATTTAACCAAGATAACCATCTCGTATAATTTCAAACCCTCAAGACTGCAAAGTTAAATACTTGTACAAAATTAGGGGACTATAACTAATAGAAATGACTTCTTTGGTTATAGTGTCCGCTGACCCTATATCTGCTTCAGGGACAAGATTTGTTCGAAACGCACACACGGCTTTATGCTTTTGAA
This region of Nicotiana tomentosiformis chromosome 4, ASM39032v3, whole genome shotgun sequence genomic DNA includes:
- the LOC104087374 gene encoding uncharacterized protein, whose product is MLTFEIQIRISTSILIMFIAKALRATAFGLYGYMNFTKSGFAEHAKKFKPEDMQVQMEGKNCIVTGANSGIGFATAEGLASRGATVYMLCRNKERGEAALTKIHSITGNKNVYLEVCDISSVSDVKSFASRFCSKDVPVHVLVNNAGLLETNCVITPEGYELSFATNVLGTYTLTELMLPLLEKAAPDARVITVASGGMYTAPLTTDLQFSGNKFDGVEQYARNKRVQVALTEKWAEMYKDKGVGFYSMHPGWAETPGVSKSLPEFSKSFEGKLRSSEEGADTVIWLALQPKEKLVSGQFYFDRAEAPKHLPLTGTNNSHSTIDSIIEKLRSFAGL